aaacagtCCTACTGTAATATCTTGAACAGTCTGGATTTCCCAGCACAATGCTGCCATGGATTTTCCTTCCTCTTCCGTCTACGCACCAGCACAGACCAGCTTCTCGCCAACATTGGGTTGTCAACCAGTCACCATTATGTGAAcaactaatattttaaaaaatattacgtTAATTACTTAATACCAACTAGTAGTGAGATTTTATAGGGCGCCATAAGCATCAATTTAGTTTACGCCCATTTCAACTAACACACATACACTTTGCTGCTTATTGCACCTCATAAGTACTATGTTTCAACAACAATAAATGTTTTCTCTTTACCGAGGATAAAAAGACTGGAACAGACTGTACGGATACGGTATATATTGCCAAGACGTACAAACAGTTTGTCCATCTGGAGTAAAGAAAATTGTGTAACATTAGTTTAATACGAACAAATAATGTGTCGGACGGCACACCCCgtagttaaaataaaatttcaaaagctGTATAAAGGTCCTGGTTGTTTCAGTGACgattaaaaaaaagtgattaTTGGccataaactttatttttaattgcgAGTACGTCCCAAGCTTACATCCTAAAGCATACCTTTCTGTGGCTGTACACATTGAGTTCCACATCCGTTGCTACAGCACTGTAAGCCAGGCCGACAGTCGGTATCATCTCTGCATAACTGTACGCATGCGCCTATTATTCCAGAAGATGGTGGGCAGGTAAAACTTGGAACTAGAAAGTTTGATAtgattaatttcaaataaacagAATGTTCAGACCAttttagaaaaacaaattactaataaGAAATCGggtattaatttaatatgtgcatataaattacaacaatttattataataataataataataataaataatatatttatacaggataaaacaatcagataacagtgtatctgttttacattgtggtcctgtcttaatcaaaatatacaaaagagaaacttaattaaatataatacatgtcagttttttatgaaaagaaatgagatttgtatctagccttaaaggacgtaattgttggtgccgatttaatattaattggtaaattgttccatatttttgcGCCTGCAACTTTAAAGGACGAATTCATTTTACTAAGGGTGTATTTAGGTATTGTTACATTCAAATTTTCTACTCCACGTGTTAAGTGGGTGTGAATATCGcgaatcaattcaatttcatttactAATCTAATTGGTGCAAGGCcgtaaacacatttatacattagacATGCTAGGGAGAAATCTCGTTTCTCTTCAAGAGTTTGCCACGATAAGTTCTGGATGATGTTGTCACCCCTTACATTAATATAATCGAAGTTGTTAGTTACAATTCGAGCAGCTCTTTTTTGATGtcgctttaaaatatttttgtttaactctGTCGTATTTCCCCAGACTGTTATAGCATAATCACTACAAGGCTGAATTGTACTTATATATAGAGTTTCAAGTAACGGTTTACTTAAACTACTAGCCATTTTACCtagcattgttattttatatccaatatttttactaatacatTGAGTATTTTGTTTCCAAGTTAACATTTCATCAATTACGACTCCCAGATACCTTATACTATCAACTTGTTCTAATTTACTGGTTccaatttgtatatttaaatcattactgTCAGCTGTATGATTGTTTCTTAGTAACATAACCTTTGTTTTTTCAGTATTTATAGAGAGGTGGTTGTCATCATACCATTTACCaatgttatcaataattatttgtaatgaatCATTTACTATCTTAGCAGTATCACCTGAGGTGTAAACCACAACATCATCAGCAAAAACGCTGCAAGTTCCATTTACTATAGACTGCgaaatatcatttatgaaaaTGAGAAACAAGATGGGTCCCAGGACACTTCCTTGTGGAACACCAATATTGATTTCTTTAAGTGTAgatttgttattgttacagtatacaaactgttttctgttttttaagtAATTACTAAACcagtaaacaacatttttatggAAACCATATTTGTAAAgcttaaataacaaaattgagTGATCTATCGTGTCAAAGCACTTGGATATATCTAAGAAACAAGCGCCGACGACCTCTGAGTCATTAAAACTTTCTAACCAATCATCAACTACTCTGTGCAAGCATGTTACAGTAGAATGGTTTTTCAAAAAGGCAAATTGATCAATGttaatcaaatcaaacaaaCTAAGAAAAGAAATGATTTGTTCCTGAACCACTCTCTCTATAATCTTTGCGATATGAGCAACGACAGATATTGGTCTGTAGTTGCTCATACTGTCTTTACTACCCTTTCCTTTATATATAGGAGTTGTCCTTGCTACTTTCCAATCAGCTGGGACAAGACCAGACATGAGAGAGAGATTCACAATATGACACAATGGATAAGCAATGTACGGAGCTGCTAACCTTAACAATTTACTATCAAAATCAAGAACATCTAATTTTTTTTCTGGCAAATTATAAAGCTTCCTTTTAATGGTATTTacatcaacatttataaaattaaaggaATATTCACTAGGTGGATTATTCCAACTTGGCAGCGTATCGTCAAATGGCTGCGCCATCTTAACTCCTATGTTGGTAAAGTATTCATTAAAATGTTCGCAATCAATAGTTTTACTAATGTTAGATTTCGTTTTACCAGTTAGTTTATTTAGCTCGTTCCACATTTTTTttggattatttttatattttatatttacattattaaaatagttaTACTTTGCTTTCTTAATGTTAGTGTTAACCAGATTTCTAAGTCTTCTATACTCAGTTTTTAATCCTGGATTATTAACATTTACTTTGCTTTTAGTATAATCTCTTTTGTACATTAACTTTATAATTTCAGGAGTTATCCAGGGAGAGaatctattttttattcttgAATTTTTTATAGGCCCATGCTTATTACTTAAATTTAGAAAGCAATTTTTAAACGTACCCCATGCATTGTCAACGTTATTAATATtgtgaatattttgtaatttctgAGAATGGGAAATATCATGCAAGAATGCCCCTTCATCAAAGTTCTTATAATCtctataatatattgttttatgtttagcTTCTTTTTCCTTAAATTTTAAACAGCTGTAAACCATAAAATGGTCGCTTAAAGCTATTTTAGCAACACCACTTAAATAGTGCTGATCTGGAATTGTTGTTAGTATCAAATCAATACAACTTGATGAGTGTGACGTAACTCTTGTTTTATCATGAATCAACTGGGTCATAACAAACATGTTTTCGATCATATTGATAGGATTTTTCGAGAGGTTCTCATTTAAGacataatcaatattaaaatcgCCGAGTAGTACAATTTCAGTGTTTTCCATACTAACTTTTTCAAGTAAATCAataattaagttaaaatattcataatttgCATTTGGAGGGCGGTATAAACagcatattaaaatattttgacttttttGTCCTAATAGCTCCAGCCATACAGCCTCCAGATCatttacatataaatcagatcTTTCTTTATAAGATATGGTATTCTTAATATAGATGCTAACACCACCACCTTTTTTTCCAGAACGATCTTTACGGATCATATTGTATCCATCTATATCTACAAACCCATCACTGATGCCCTCATGTAGCCATGTTTCAGATACACATAAAACATCAATTTTTGCTTTTAGTGCTATTATACGAAACTCATCAATCTTATTTATAATACTTCTGGCATTAAGATGAGCTAATTTCAAACCCTTACAATTTGATAATTTATCAATCAGATTTTTAAGCCCAATAACTGTTTCTACAGAACTTCGATATGTGTCCGGATTGGCCGCAATTGTAGCATCTTCTATTGTTTCCTTGTCTGTATCCTTGTCTGTATCCTCTTCCGTTTCCTCTTTCGTTTCCTCTTCCGATTCCATTTTGCCTACGAAAGAATGTATCGCATTCTGTCCAGTTCTCAAGTTGGAGATTGCTCAAGAGTCGTTTTACTCCAGTTTCAGACAAGTGAAGTCCATCCGAAGATAAAAGAGTGCTCTCAAAAGTGTTGTCTCTATATTTGAAATTGTCGTCATTATTAACGAAGATTACGTTACTATCTTCCGTTACCGTCTTCATTATGTTATTAACTGTTTCAAGCTTCATAGGGTCATGATTTCTGTCCAAACGTGGTGGTATACTGGCTATCTTCACTTTATTTGCCTTTTCCTTGGCAACTTTTATGACATCGGTAAGGAGCTCAGTTATTTCATCGATGGACTTGTCCGATGCTATGTCGTTCGTTCCACACACTATATTTATTTCTTCGACTGCTTCTTTGGTTGTTAGgcactcttttattttttgtagatCAGCTCCACTTATGGATTTAATTTCCATAAAATCACTTGTAGTGACGATATTCTTAATAAGAGAATCGCCAATTAATAGTTTACCGACATTTTGTTTCTGTTCTTCAGCATTCAGATCATTTTcagtattttcatattttaagtCTTTCACTATTTGGGTTAAGTGGTCAATCTTTTTTTCTAACTCAATTATTTTTTGCACTTGGTTTTCATTTACTTTAGCCATAGATTCAACGATCTCCAAAATTCGTGTGACTTCAGTTGGCATAGATCTACAGTTATAACATGGCCATACTCCTGTTACTTCATCATCgcttaattttaaacattttgtatgaAACCAGTGTCCACATATACAACACCTTATAGAGTCGCCTTGCGGTTTCCCTTTTAGTGGGCAGCCTGAGGTGCAGATTTTATCTGGTTGGTCAGGCTTCTTTATTTTCCCGGTACTAGGCATAGCAGATTTGTTTACAGTTTCAGCAGGTCTTACGTAACCAATCGATTTGTAAGAACAAAAGAGAGAGGATAGAACAATAGAAATCCGAAAGGTGATCGGGTAGCGTATCGTTCCCCTTTGTTGAGAAGGTAAAATACCTAATATACCGGGCCTAGCGAAAGGCCTAGTCACCCGGGATAGATAAGAATCACCTAAAAAGCCAATGAAGTGTCCAAAAACTGACCTCTCTTGTATAAATCTGACACTGTATTCGATTTCCGTTATGTACTGTCAAAATTGATCACGATGTATAACATATCTTATGTTTTATATCTTCTTTTTCTTTAGAGTGATTGCATACAACCATAACCTTGTtcgtttcttttttatttgttgtaagCAAATTTCTATAATATCTCAAACACTTTGGGCATAGTCATTTAATTTTCTCAACGTTCAATCtacaattaataattgttaataagtAGAATAAATTTTGAAACAATGATAAGACACAACGTATACAATTAGCGCCCCTTAAGCGCTATTTAAATCATAAACGTTTGTTCCCCCTTTTCATCCATTGGCACTGTTTACTGTTCTTACCTGTTGTATTGCATTCGGTAACGTTCCCGTTGCTATCGTAGAATTCTGGCGAACAGCCCTTGCAGTAGTCTACACTACACTGTACGTCTGAACGGCTGCTGCAATGGTTGTGAAGACATGGGTTAAAAGGACACGTGTGTGGTTTCTGACCATCTGGACACACCCTGGTCAGAAGCGATTCGGAATCTACGCACTGTGGTATGGCTGGACATGGTGGGGATTCACATACAATTCTTACCGGCACACATTCATGTCCAGTCGGACACATAGACTGGACCACCTAAAACATACAGAAACATGacatgtaataataataggaatatGTTGTCTTTTTTCGGGTTCTGCTGTCgtttattgaatgaatgtaaAAAGTTCCCTCGTCTATATTATTGTATGATAGTGAATTAGTTTGAATTATTCCTAGGGGCACTGACCTCACATGGATCCATACACTGGCATAGCTTACAGCCACTGTAATCTCTTGCATATCCGTACTTACACTCAAGGTTGCACCGAAACGTCCTGCATAATGGCTTCAACCatccttcaaaataaaaacttttttcgttaagttttaaatatttatctctTTAGACCTTCATTTTAAGTTTCAGTTATATGGCAATGTCGGTTTCCATGTATGGAACGCCACAATCCATTGTGAACCGCAAAGCCTAGATATTTAAGTTCATTTGTCATAGGTCGAGTTGAGAGAAGCCGCCCAAAAAACTTAGTTCCTAATTTTACTCCGCGTGGTGTGCGGATTTTGTCGTGTACTTTATAATAGATCGTTGCATGCGCGTCGCGTAATTTCCACGTGTGCCGCTGTCGTGGTATTTCGAGCGCGTACTGTTGTTGCGTAACAACGAGTTGCCACAGTATCTTGCCAACAATAAACATTGTGTCTTTTGCTTTTGCTGAGACAAGTACCTTTACAGATATCTCGGTCATTATTTTAACGTATCTACGAAATTACTAGCCATTATGGGGTTATGTTTGTCTAAAATTAAAGTTGAACCTGGCGCGGAAGATGGTCCAACCCATTTGTCAAGAAAGCAAGTCAAAGAAGGCAGAAAGTTTAACAGATTTGTTAGATTTTGGCGGCAAAGATCAAGCAAAGTCGGTCCCATGCCAGATGTGGGTTGTTTTTTCATAAATGTGCATTTACATACTACTATATTAATGTTAGGCCTGTAcaataatttcaaattaaaGTCTTTATGTAGGCATACAGTGTCTAAGACTAGAAGGTCTCAAATATTCATTGTTCTTTTCCAATTGATTCTCTACAGAGTGATTCGGAAACCAACCTATCTGATCATGCATCCTTGATGAGCCATGACGAAAGAGTGAACGAAGAACTATTAAGATTAAAGAATGGGAACTCAACTGGTAAGGTatacaaaataaagataatGATGGATAGTGAGAAACTTAATACGttgatgataaaataatttatatcaaacaatggctaaacaaaataattgaaaCAATCAAATTACTATTTGTTCAAACTGTAGCAAACATTGTTCCAACTCGTCGGCTTCCACCTATTGGTAACCAAAGTATGCCGACTCTTAGAGACAAGAGCACCTTCCAGATCTTAGAGGAGTTAAGAATGTCTGGTGTCATCGTTAACCCTAGACCTGGACAAAATGGATGCTCATTTGACATTGTGGATAGAGCCACACCTGTATTAGAGATGCCACGGTCATTGTCCAGACTCGAACGACAAACAGACGATGAGAGCAATGGAAAAGAAACTAAGCTTACACGGAAGCTAACAGCAGCCGAAGAAAGACGTAAAGTAAGAATATATTTGCAGCATTATTTATCATAAAACATACtcttcattatcattgtctTCACCTAATCTGTATCATCGACAGGGCATTATGGATCATCaccaacattttaattaataactaataACTATTCCATGTTTTAAAGACAAATTGTTACTTTTAATTTTAGGAATTCCTTCTTAAAAGAAAGCAATCACTTAATGCACGAAAGTCCAAAGAAGCATTCCAACGACAAATTTCCGAAAAACGTGAGTTTCAGGAAATGCAAAGACAAGCGAAACAAATCGCAGCCGAAGAGAGAAGACAGGTATGCAAATTCGGTTTCATAAATTTACCAAACGTTTCCTTATTCTTTTAATTATGTAATACAATTTCTATATAAGTTTAATCAATTTgtgtgtaatttttattaaagAACCAACTTCTTCAAAAGACAAAGAAAGTGAATATTGAGGATGTCAGAAAAAGATTTGATCGCATTGACAATCAAATAAGAGAAAATGCACAGAAAGTACTAAAGAAAAAAGATGAAGCTTGTAGACTAGTGATGATGAAGAAAGAGCACAGGCAGATAATTACTTGTATGGCCACAAACCAGCATCAGAGGGCTGTCAGGTACAGGAAACATGATAGACTGGAACAACATAAGGTGGATTTGGAAGTTGAAGTGG
The window above is part of the Antedon mediterranea chromosome 10, ecAntMedi1.1, whole genome shotgun sequence genome. Proteins encoded here:
- the LOC140061015 gene encoding uncharacterized protein, translated to MGLCLSKIKVEPGAEDGPTHLSRKQVKEGRKFNRFVRFWRQRSSKVGPMPDSDSETNLSDHASLMSHDERVNEELLRLKNGNSTANIVPTRRLPPIGNQSMPTLRDKSTFQILEELRMSGVIVNPRPGQNGCSFDIVDRATPVLEMPRSLSRLERQTDDESNGKETKLTRKLTAAEERRKEFLLKRKQSLNARKSKEAFQRQISEKREFQEMQRQAKQIAAEERRQNQLLQKTKKVNIEDVRKRFDRIDNQIRENAQKVLKKKDEACRLVMMKKEHRQIITCMATNQHQRAVRYRKHDRLEQHKVDLEVEVEKDNTYFASEEHYDL